A stretch of the Sphingosinithalassobacter tenebrarum genome encodes the following:
- a CDS encoding lysine--tRNA ligase, which translates to MTDSTDLRSAALTSKAWPYEEARKLLKRYEKGAPEKGHILFETGYGPSGLPHIGTFNEVLRTTMVRRAFETLSDIPTRLIAFSDDMDGLRKVPDNVPNGAMLAENLGKPLTRIPDPFGCHESFAHHNNAKLREFLDRFGFEYEFISSTDMYGSGRFDDALRQVLRKYQGIMDVMLPTLRAERQATYSPVLPVSPKSGIVLQVPVEVIDPETGMIAFDDDGERVEQSVFGGQAKLQWKVDWAMRWYALGVDYEMAGKDLIDSVIQSSKICRVLGGRPPEGFNYEMFLDEKGEKISKSKGNGLSLEQWLTYGSDESLAFYIFREPKKAKALHMGVIPRAVDDYWQFRERYADQPIEQKLGNPVHHIHNGPPPEEKLPVTFGLLLNLVGVMGDASKEQVWGYLTNYVPDADPATYPALDALIDKALAYGRDFVAPTLQRRAPEGVEVAALRELDDQLAAMPADAPAEDIQNAVYEIGKAHFGKEALRDWFKTLYETLLGSIQGPRMGSFIALYGIANSRKLIAEALAKAA; encoded by the coding sequence ATGACAGACTCTACTGATCTCCGTTCCGCAGCGCTCACCTCCAAGGCATGGCCGTATGAAGAGGCGCGCAAGCTTCTCAAGCGCTATGAGAAGGGCGCGCCGGAGAAAGGCCATATACTGTTCGAAACCGGCTATGGCCCGTCGGGGCTGCCGCATATCGGCACGTTCAACGAAGTGCTGCGCACGACGATGGTGCGGCGCGCGTTCGAGACGCTGTCGGACATTCCGACGCGGCTGATCGCGTTCAGCGACGATATGGACGGGCTGCGCAAGGTGCCCGACAATGTGCCGAATGGCGCGATGCTCGCCGAGAATCTGGGCAAGCCGCTGACGCGCATTCCCGATCCGTTCGGTTGCCATGAAAGCTTCGCGCATCACAACAACGCCAAGCTGCGCGAGTTTCTCGACCGGTTCGGGTTCGAGTATGAGTTCATCTCGTCCACCGACATGTATGGTTCGGGCCGCTTCGATGATGCGCTGCGCCAGGTGCTGCGCAAATATCAGGGCATCATGGACGTGATGCTGCCGACGCTGCGCGCCGAGCGGCAGGCGACCTATTCGCCCGTGCTGCCGGTGAGCCCGAAGAGCGGCATCGTGCTGCAGGTGCCGGTCGAAGTGATCGACCCCGAAACGGGCATGATCGCGTTCGACGATGACGGCGAGCGCGTCGAGCAGAGCGTGTTCGGCGGACAGGCCAAGCTCCAGTGGAAGGTCGATTGGGCGATGCGCTGGTATGCGCTCGGCGTCGATTACGAGATGGCGGGCAAGGATCTGATCGATTCGGTGATCCAGTCGTCCAAGATCTGCCGCGTGCTCGGCGGGCGTCCGCCCGAAGGCTTCAACTACGAGATGTTCCTCGACGAAAAGGGCGAGAAAATTTCGAAGTCGAAGGGCAATGGCCTCAGCCTCGAACAATGGCTGACCTATGGCTCGGACGAGAGCCTTGCCTTCTACATTTTCCGCGAGCCGAAAAAGGCCAAGGCGCTGCACATGGGCGTGATCCCGCGCGCGGTGGACGATTACTGGCAGTTCCGCGAGCGCTATGCCGATCAGCCGATCGAGCAGAAGCTCGGCAATCCGGTGCATCATATCCATAACGGGCCGCCGCCCGAGGAGAAGCTGCCGGTGACGTTCGGGCTGCTGCTCAACCTTGTCGGGGTGATGGGCGATGCCAGCAAGGAACAGGTTTGGGGCTATCTCACCAACTATGTTCCCGATGCCGATCCGGCGACCTATCCGGCGCTCGACGCGCTGATCGACAAGGCGCTCGCCTATGGCCGCGATTTCGTCGCGCCGACACTGCAACGCCGCGCGCCCGAGGGCGTCGAGGTTGCGGCACTCAGGGAGCTCGACGATCAGCTCGCGGCGATGCCCGCCGATGCACCCGCCGAGGATATCCAGAACGCGGTCTATGAAATCGGCAAGGCGCATTTCGGGAAAGAGGCGCTGCGCGACTGGTTCAAGACGCTGTACGAGACGCTGCTGGGTTCGATCCAGGGGCCACGCATGGGCAGCTTCATCGCGCTCTACGGGATCGCCAACAGTCGCAAGCTGATCGCCGAGGCGCTGGCGAAAGCCGCCTGA
- a CDS encoding DUF389 domain-containing protein — protein MEAHAGTGLRHNPLLDWWRANIVASIEHVRVVEKVRGESLWSARYAFMILMSAGIAVLGLLQSSAPVVIGAMLLSPLMGPIMGLGFGLATFDWAEIRASTFALLVGSVIAVLFTAIIVLFSPLQNVTPEIAARTRPTLFDLGVALFSALAGAYAMVRGREGTIVGVAIATALMPPLAVMGFGLATMNWTVLGGSTLLFVTNLMTIAVAAAVVARFYGFGTHLSPQHTVLQTVVVVAILIAFAIPLGLTLGQIAWETNASRQIRDVITSQFENDARVDQVDVDFRTDPITATATILTPEFQSDAETDSEATLSRLLDRPVDVTLEQYRVSTSAQAEAQQLASAQASARALAADRLATRTAEQLALVAGVEQNAVLLDRDHQRAVVTAAPLPGATLAAYYALEQRVAAAATNDWTVVLIPPAAPLPQVTFGDASINEAGEATPAAPDAEGRQAIAIAAWGSRRLNVPLGVSGRADRVAQVIESLRQAGITALDRDGTPGRDGAVRLEWLAPSEAARP, from the coding sequence ATGGAAGCGCATGCCGGTACCGGCCTTCGTCACAATCCGCTGCTCGACTGGTGGCGCGCGAACATCGTCGCGTCGATCGAGCATGTCCGCGTCGTCGAGAAGGTGCGTGGCGAGAGCCTCTGGAGCGCGCGCTACGCCTTCATGATCCTGATGTCAGCGGGGATAGCGGTGCTCGGGCTGCTGCAATCCTCGGCGCCGGTGGTGATCGGGGCGATGCTGCTCTCGCCGCTAATGGGGCCGATCATGGGGCTGGGCTTCGGCCTGGCGACATTCGACTGGGCGGAGATTCGCGCGTCGACCTTCGCGCTGCTGGTGGGATCAGTGATCGCGGTGCTGTTCACGGCGATCATCGTGCTGTTCTCGCCGCTTCAGAATGTCACGCCCGAAATCGCCGCGCGGACGCGACCGACTCTGTTCGATCTCGGCGTCGCGCTCTTCTCCGCGCTTGCCGGTGCCTATGCGATGGTGCGCGGGCGCGAGGGGACGATCGTCGGCGTCGCGATCGCCACCGCCCTGATGCCGCCGCTCGCGGTGATGGGGTTCGGCCTTGCGACGATGAACTGGACGGTGCTCGGTGGTTCGACGCTGCTATTCGTCACCAACCTGATGACGATCGCGGTGGCGGCGGCAGTGGTAGCGCGCTTCTACGGCTTCGGCACGCATCTTTCGCCGCAGCATACCGTGCTGCAGACGGTGGTGGTCGTGGCGATCCTGATCGCTTTCGCCATCCCGCTGGGGCTCACGCTCGGCCAGATTGCGTGGGAAACCAATGCCTCGCGCCAGATCCGCGACGTCATCACCAGCCAGTTCGAAAACGACGCCCGCGTCGATCAGGTCGATGTCGATTTCCGTACCGATCCGATCACCGCGACGGCGACGATCCTGACGCCGGAATTCCAGTCCGACGCCGAAACCGATTCCGAAGCGACGCTGAGTCGCCTGCTCGATCGTCCGGTCGACGTCACGCTCGAACAATATCGGGTGAGCACCAGCGCGCAGGCCGAAGCCCAGCAGCTCGCCTCGGCGCAGGCCAGTGCCCGCGCGCTCGCCGCCGACCGGCTCGCGACGCGTACCGCCGAACAGCTCGCGCTCGTCGCCGGCGTCGAACAGAATGCCGTGCTGCTCGATCGCGATCATCAGCGCGCGGTAGTGACTGCCGCACCGCTGCCCGGTGCGACGCTCGCGGCCTATTATGCGCTCGAGCAGCGCGTGGCCGCGGCAGCGACCAACGACTGGACCGTGGTGCTGATTCCGCCCGCGGCGCCGCTGCCGCAAGTCACCTTCGGCGACGCGAGCATCAACGAGGCGGGCGAGGCGACTCCGGCCGCGCCCGATGCCGAAGGGCGGCAGGCGATCGCGATCGCCGCCTGGGGATCGCGGCGGCTCAACGTGCCGCTTGGCGTATCGGGCCGCGCCGACCGCGTCGCGCAGGTGATCGAATCGCTGCGTCAGGCCGGCATCACCGCGCTCGACCGCGACGGTACGCCCGGCCGCGACGGCGCGGTCCGCCTCGAATGGCTCGCACCAAGCGAGGCCGCGCGCCCGTAA